The Parambassis ranga chromosome 14, fParRan2.1, whole genome shotgun sequence genome includes a window with the following:
- the stard13a gene encoding stAR-related lipid transfer protein 13 isoform X2 has protein sequence MTTQRKSAKLQLRRSISEQLRDSTSKAWDLLWRNVRERRLAEIEAKEACDWLRAAGFPQYAQLYEDSQFPIDISSVKRDHDFLDRDLVEPLCRRLNTLNKCASMKLDVSHPKKKGDDSDEDDPLAISKRWTFEWSSRRWSRLQDFLLDSTNDSSPTGQGEGLHSTVSSESVLTDLSEQEITEISSLHSEDSASAMPDSISMASLSASYQPPRELPHYNSLPIKSSRHGGRSKAKEFLRRMEIMRTWGPSTRRKSSNRRPPLVISGPVLQGEEPQALQMLNCTPISQLEYSPKYNHQTDGDASSVSPTRDSKDQSTLSVSPSTGTTETTEMVVPSVKQPVCTKPRTASKRSSMYLEDMELPSQGKRTEGQSQFGRNQFHSYENLLIHIPKDHKPGTFPKALSIESLAPSPSDRNNGPQIHAQTSPPDNGLGEPWSGKPLSKPPCPGAPRGSRVSVYDNVPGSHLYASTGDLLDLEKEDNLFPHLDDIIQHVSGLQQIVDHWSRSVLPEGDTGEGDTGEGEGEEEGEGRTTPSEGERDGVSLNDTDSTGTSRERRDSGVGASLTRPRLRWPSFRTSDHLNQPASSLQISSQSAGQLSLLQKFSLLRLTAIMEKYSMSNKHGWTWSVPKFMKRMKVPDYKEKSVFGVPLIIHVQRCGFPLPLCLQQALSHLRTHCLDQVGLFRKSGVKSRIQALRQQCELTPDCVSYEDQSAYDVADMVKQFFRDLPEPLLTNKLGETFLHIYQYVPKEQRLQAVRAAILLMPDENREVLQTLLCFLGDVTSLVEENQMTPMNLAVCLGPSLFHLSILKNEALSPRSIQRKYTTGRPDQKDLSENLAATQGLAHMITECQRLFQIPEEMVTQSRNSYMEAELMVPPLEELCKAHEEEVDEDEEEEDEEGSYHAHLERLIQNLLKEAKDKSKGWVSRPTNDHTELAFKKVGDGNPLRRWRVSVEVSAAPTEVLQRLLRERPLWQTELQHEKILETLDKQTDVYQYSCRNMAPQPSCDYVVLRSWRTDLCKGSCALVCVSIEHDDSPRLGAVRGVVLESHYLLEPCGAGRTRLTHICRVDFRGRSPEWYNKAFGHLCVNEAQRIRSSFLPLDQTSPEAKI, from the exons ATGACAACCCAGCGAAAGTCTGCCAAGCTACAGCTGCGGCGGTCGATCAGTGAGCAGCTGCGGGACTCCACGTCCAAAGCTTGGGATCTGCTGTGGAGAAATGTCCGGGAGAGACGGTTAGCAG agATTGAGGCTAAggaggcttgtgattggctcagAGCAGCGGGATTTCCACAATACGCCCAGCTCTAtgaag attccCAGTTTCCAATTGATATTTCCTCTGTGAAAAGGGACCATGACTTTTTGGACCGGGACCTGGTGGAGCCTCTGTGTCG acgTCTAAATACACTGAACAAGTGTGCCTCCATGAAACTGGATGTCAGCCACCCGAAGAAGAAA GGTGATGACTCTGATGAAGATGACCCACTGGCTATTAGCAAAAGGTGGACGTTCGAGTGGAGCAGCCGGCGCTGGTCTCGCCTTCAGGACTTCCTGTTGGACAGCACCAATGACAGCAGCCCAACAGGTCAGGGGGAGGGtctgcacagcacagtgagCAGTGAGAGCGTGCTGACAGACCTGAGCGAGCAGGAGATCACAGAAATCTCCTCGCTCCACAGCGAAGACTCAGCCTCCGCCATGCCAGACTCTATATCTATGGCGTCCCTATCTGCTTCCTATCAACCGCCAAGGGAGCTTCCACACTACAATTCCCTGCCAATCAAGAGCAGCCGCCATGGAGGGCGGAGTAAAGCCAAAGAGTTTTTGCGCCGAATGGAAATAATGCGCACGTGGGGGCCGTCGACAAGGCGGAAAAGTTCAAATCGCAGGCCGCCACTGGTAATCAGTGGACCGGTGTTACAGGGGGAGGAGCCTCAGGCACTGCAGATGCTCAACTGTACTCCCATTAGCCAATTAGAATACAGCCCTAAATATAACCACCAAACTGATGGTGATGCTTCCTCTGTTTCCCCTACCAGGGATTCTAAAGACCAGTCCACATTGAGTGTGAGCCCCAGCACTGGGACCACTGAAACCACTGAGATGGTGGTGCCCAGTGTGAAGCAGCCTGTGTGTACAAAGCCCCGCACTGCCAGCAAGAGAAGCAGCATGTATCTGGAAGATATGGAGCTGCCTTCTCAGGGTAAGAGGACTGAAGGCCAGAGCCAGTTTGGCAGAAACCAGTTTCACTCATATGAAAACCTCCTTATTCACATCCCCAAAGACCATAAACCAGGCACCTTTCcaaaagctctgtccatagaaAGCCTGGCGCCTTCCCCCAGTGACAGGAACAATGGCCCCCAGATACATGCACAAACCTCTCCACCTGACAATGGTCTGGGTGAGCCTTGGTCTGGTAAACCTTTGTCTAAACCACCCTGTCCTGGAGCTCCACGCGGCAGCAGGGTGAGTGTTTATGACAACGTGCCTGGCTCCCACCTGTATGCCAGCACAGGGGATCTGCTGGACTTAGAGAAAGAAGACAACCTGTTCCCTCACCTGGATGACATTATCCAACACGTCAGCGGTTTGCAGCAAATAGTGGACCACTGGAGCCGCAGTGTGCTGCCAGAGGGGGACACCGGGGAGGGGGACACTGGAGAGGGCGAGGGtgaggaagaaggggagggCAGGACCACTCCCAGCGAAGGTGAGAGAGATGGAGTTTCCTTAAATGACACGGATTCGACAGGGACCAGTCGGGAGAGGCGGGACTCTGGAGTCGGTGCCTCCCTAACAAGACCACG TCTACGATGGCCCAGTTTCAGAACTTCTGATCATCTCAACCAGCCGGCATCTTCTTTGCAGATCAGTAGCCAATCAGCAGGCCAGCTGAGCCTGCTGCAGAAGTTTTCTCTGCTCCGTCTCACCGCCATCATGGAGAAATACTCAATGTCTAACAAACATGGCTGGACATG GTCTGTGCCCAAGTTTATGAAGCGCATGAAGGTGCCAGACTACAAAGAGAAGAGTGTGTTTGGTGTTCCCCTCATCATCCATGTCCAGCGCTGTGGTTTTCCACTCCCTCTGTGTTTACAACAGGCCCTCAGCCACCTCAGGACTCACTGTCTGGACCAG GTGGGACTGTTCCGCAAGTCCGGCGTTAAGTCTCGTATTCAGGCTCTGAGGCAGCAGTGTGAGCTGACCCCAGACTGCGTGAGCTACGAGGACCAGTCGGCCTATGACGTGGCCGACATGGTCAAACAGTTCTTCAGAGACTTGCCCGAGCCTCTGCTAACAAACAAGCTGGGGGAGACCTTCCTGCATATTTACCAGT ATGTCCCAAAGGAGCAGAGGTTACAGGCCGTCAGGGCAGCCATTTTGTTGATGCCAGATGAAAACAGAGAAGTTCTGCAGACATTGCTCTGCTTCCTGGGTGATGTCACTTCCTTGGTGGAGGAGAATCAGATGACGCCGATGAACCTGGCTGTGTGTCTGGGTCCATCGCTCTTCCACCTCAGCATACTGAAGAACGAGGCACTGTCCCCAAG GTCCATCCAGAGGAAGTACACTACAGGCCGTCCAGACCAGAAAGACCTGAGTGAGAACCTGGCTGCCACTCAGGGCCTGGCGCACATGATCACAGAGTGCCAGCGTCTATTTCAG ATCCCAGAGGAAATGGTGACCCAGTCTCGTAACTCCTACATGGAGGCTGAGCTGATGGTGCCCCCTCTGGAGGAGCTCTGCAAGGCACATGAGGAGGAAgtggatgaagatgaggaagaagaagatgaggaaggATCCTATCATGCACACCTAGAAAGGCTGATCCAGAACCTTCTGAAAGAGGCCAAAGATAAGAGTAAAGGCTGGGTGTCCCGCCCAACTAATGACCACACAGAGCTGGCATTTAAAAAG gTAGGGGATGGAAACCCTCTGAGGCGGTGGCGAGTGTCTGTTGAGGTGTCAGCAGCTCCCACTGAGGTGCTGCAGCGGCTGCTGAGAGAGCGTCCGCTGTGGCAGACTGAACTGCAGCATGAGAAGATTCTGGAGACACttgacaaacagacagacgTGTACCAGTACTCCTGCCGCAACATGGCACCTCAACCTAGCTGTGACTATGTGGTACTAAG atcaTGGCGCACAGACCTTTGTAAGGGCTCTTGTgcgctggtgtgtgtgtctatcgAACATGATGACAGCCCCCGTCTGGGAGCAGTGAGGGGCGTTGTGCTGGAGTCACACTACCTCCTCGAGCCCTGTGGGGCAGGAAGGACCAGgctcacacacatctgcagagtGGACTTCAG GGGAAGATCCCCAGAATGGTACAACAAGGCATTCGGTCACCTGTGTGTTAATGAAGCCCAGAGGATCCGCTCCTCTTTTCTCCCTTTAGATCAGACGAGCCCTGAGGCCAAGATCTAA
- the stard13a gene encoding stAR-related lipid transfer protein 13 isoform X1, with protein MATVDSSVTVMDHVDAALTEDSVATSAHSEGADRANSAGGGETVKDDVDCMDSANATESSKDEDVTSGIVTGVFTHSVGLTIADCVDDVRDENADTTCAEDSMDSADLTDMEVNDIMDSVDQSESDCDSTCEGSCLEAMTSDGQEYYLRLGDTPRRRSALRLSRIIARQQLLRRLVQEIEAKEACDWLRAAGFPQYAQLYEDSQFPIDISSVKRDHDFLDRDLVEPLCRRLNTLNKCASMKLDVSHPKKKGDDSDEDDPLAISKRWTFEWSSRRWSRLQDFLLDSTNDSSPTGQGEGLHSTVSSESVLTDLSEQEITEISSLHSEDSASAMPDSISMASLSASYQPPRELPHYNSLPIKSSRHGGRSKAKEFLRRMEIMRTWGPSTRRKSSNRRPPLVISGPVLQGEEPQALQMLNCTPISQLEYSPKYNHQTDGDASSVSPTRDSKDQSTLSVSPSTGTTETTEMVVPSVKQPVCTKPRTASKRSSMYLEDMELPSQGKRTEGQSQFGRNQFHSYENLLIHIPKDHKPGTFPKALSIESLAPSPSDRNNGPQIHAQTSPPDNGLGEPWSGKPLSKPPCPGAPRGSRVSVYDNVPGSHLYASTGDLLDLEKEDNLFPHLDDIIQHVSGLQQIVDHWSRSVLPEGDTGEGDTGEGEGEEEGEGRTTPSEGERDGVSLNDTDSTGTSRERRDSGVGASLTRPRLRWPSFRTSDHLNQPASSLQISSQSAGQLSLLQKFSLLRLTAIMEKYSMSNKHGWTWSVPKFMKRMKVPDYKEKSVFGVPLIIHVQRCGFPLPLCLQQALSHLRTHCLDQVGLFRKSGVKSRIQALRQQCELTPDCVSYEDQSAYDVADMVKQFFRDLPEPLLTNKLGETFLHIYQYVPKEQRLQAVRAAILLMPDENREVLQTLLCFLGDVTSLVEENQMTPMNLAVCLGPSLFHLSILKNEALSPRSIQRKYTTGRPDQKDLSENLAATQGLAHMITECQRLFQIPEEMVTQSRNSYMEAELMVPPLEELCKAHEEEVDEDEEEEDEEGSYHAHLERLIQNLLKEAKDKSKGWVSRPTNDHTELAFKKVGDGNPLRRWRVSVEVSAAPTEVLQRLLRERPLWQTELQHEKILETLDKQTDVYQYSCRNMAPQPSCDYVVLRSWRTDLCKGSCALVCVSIEHDDSPRLGAVRGVVLESHYLLEPCGAGRTRLTHICRVDFRGRSPEWYNKAFGHLCVNEAQRIRSSFLPLDQTSPEAKI; from the exons ATGGCGACTGTAGACAGCAGTGTGACCGTTATGGATCATGTTGATGCTGCATTGACTGAGGACAGTGTGGCTACATCAGCACACAGTGAAGGTGCAGACAGAGCAAATTCTGCAGGGGGTGGAGAGACAGTAAAGGACGATGTGGACTGTATGGACAGTGCAAATGCAACAGAAAGTTCCAAAGACGAGGATGTTACCAGTGGTATAGTTACTGGAGTATTTACACACTCTGTGGGGCTTACCATTGCTGACTGTGTGGATGATGTGAGGGATGAGAATGCTGACACTACCTGCGCTGAGGACAGCATGGACAGTGCTGACCTTACAGACATGGAAGTCAATGACATTATGGACAGTGTGGATCAAAGTGAGAGTGACTGTGACAGCACCTGCGAGGGCAGTTGTCTGGAGGCCATGACCTCTGATGGGCAGGAGTACTACCTGAGGCTAGGAGACACCCCTCGGCGGCGCTCCGCTCTGCGCCTGTCACGCATCATCGCCCGCCAGCAGCTGCTGCGAAGGCTGGTGCAAG agATTGAGGCTAAggaggcttgtgattggctcagAGCAGCGGGATTTCCACAATACGCCCAGCTCTAtgaag attccCAGTTTCCAATTGATATTTCCTCTGTGAAAAGGGACCATGACTTTTTGGACCGGGACCTGGTGGAGCCTCTGTGTCG acgTCTAAATACACTGAACAAGTGTGCCTCCATGAAACTGGATGTCAGCCACCCGAAGAAGAAA GGTGATGACTCTGATGAAGATGACCCACTGGCTATTAGCAAAAGGTGGACGTTCGAGTGGAGCAGCCGGCGCTGGTCTCGCCTTCAGGACTTCCTGTTGGACAGCACCAATGACAGCAGCCCAACAGGTCAGGGGGAGGGtctgcacagcacagtgagCAGTGAGAGCGTGCTGACAGACCTGAGCGAGCAGGAGATCACAGAAATCTCCTCGCTCCACAGCGAAGACTCAGCCTCCGCCATGCCAGACTCTATATCTATGGCGTCCCTATCTGCTTCCTATCAACCGCCAAGGGAGCTTCCACACTACAATTCCCTGCCAATCAAGAGCAGCCGCCATGGAGGGCGGAGTAAAGCCAAAGAGTTTTTGCGCCGAATGGAAATAATGCGCACGTGGGGGCCGTCGACAAGGCGGAAAAGTTCAAATCGCAGGCCGCCACTGGTAATCAGTGGACCGGTGTTACAGGGGGAGGAGCCTCAGGCACTGCAGATGCTCAACTGTACTCCCATTAGCCAATTAGAATACAGCCCTAAATATAACCACCAAACTGATGGTGATGCTTCCTCTGTTTCCCCTACCAGGGATTCTAAAGACCAGTCCACATTGAGTGTGAGCCCCAGCACTGGGACCACTGAAACCACTGAGATGGTGGTGCCCAGTGTGAAGCAGCCTGTGTGTACAAAGCCCCGCACTGCCAGCAAGAGAAGCAGCATGTATCTGGAAGATATGGAGCTGCCTTCTCAGGGTAAGAGGACTGAAGGCCAGAGCCAGTTTGGCAGAAACCAGTTTCACTCATATGAAAACCTCCTTATTCACATCCCCAAAGACCATAAACCAGGCACCTTTCcaaaagctctgtccatagaaAGCCTGGCGCCTTCCCCCAGTGACAGGAACAATGGCCCCCAGATACATGCACAAACCTCTCCACCTGACAATGGTCTGGGTGAGCCTTGGTCTGGTAAACCTTTGTCTAAACCACCCTGTCCTGGAGCTCCACGCGGCAGCAGGGTGAGTGTTTATGACAACGTGCCTGGCTCCCACCTGTATGCCAGCACAGGGGATCTGCTGGACTTAGAGAAAGAAGACAACCTGTTCCCTCACCTGGATGACATTATCCAACACGTCAGCGGTTTGCAGCAAATAGTGGACCACTGGAGCCGCAGTGTGCTGCCAGAGGGGGACACCGGGGAGGGGGACACTGGAGAGGGCGAGGGtgaggaagaaggggagggCAGGACCACTCCCAGCGAAGGTGAGAGAGATGGAGTTTCCTTAAATGACACGGATTCGACAGGGACCAGTCGGGAGAGGCGGGACTCTGGAGTCGGTGCCTCCCTAACAAGACCACG TCTACGATGGCCCAGTTTCAGAACTTCTGATCATCTCAACCAGCCGGCATCTTCTTTGCAGATCAGTAGCCAATCAGCAGGCCAGCTGAGCCTGCTGCAGAAGTTTTCTCTGCTCCGTCTCACCGCCATCATGGAGAAATACTCAATGTCTAACAAACATGGCTGGACATG GTCTGTGCCCAAGTTTATGAAGCGCATGAAGGTGCCAGACTACAAAGAGAAGAGTGTGTTTGGTGTTCCCCTCATCATCCATGTCCAGCGCTGTGGTTTTCCACTCCCTCTGTGTTTACAACAGGCCCTCAGCCACCTCAGGACTCACTGTCTGGACCAG GTGGGACTGTTCCGCAAGTCCGGCGTTAAGTCTCGTATTCAGGCTCTGAGGCAGCAGTGTGAGCTGACCCCAGACTGCGTGAGCTACGAGGACCAGTCGGCCTATGACGTGGCCGACATGGTCAAACAGTTCTTCAGAGACTTGCCCGAGCCTCTGCTAACAAACAAGCTGGGGGAGACCTTCCTGCATATTTACCAGT ATGTCCCAAAGGAGCAGAGGTTACAGGCCGTCAGGGCAGCCATTTTGTTGATGCCAGATGAAAACAGAGAAGTTCTGCAGACATTGCTCTGCTTCCTGGGTGATGTCACTTCCTTGGTGGAGGAGAATCAGATGACGCCGATGAACCTGGCTGTGTGTCTGGGTCCATCGCTCTTCCACCTCAGCATACTGAAGAACGAGGCACTGTCCCCAAG GTCCATCCAGAGGAAGTACACTACAGGCCGTCCAGACCAGAAAGACCTGAGTGAGAACCTGGCTGCCACTCAGGGCCTGGCGCACATGATCACAGAGTGCCAGCGTCTATTTCAG ATCCCAGAGGAAATGGTGACCCAGTCTCGTAACTCCTACATGGAGGCTGAGCTGATGGTGCCCCCTCTGGAGGAGCTCTGCAAGGCACATGAGGAGGAAgtggatgaagatgaggaagaagaagatgaggaaggATCCTATCATGCACACCTAGAAAGGCTGATCCAGAACCTTCTGAAAGAGGCCAAAGATAAGAGTAAAGGCTGGGTGTCCCGCCCAACTAATGACCACACAGAGCTGGCATTTAAAAAG gTAGGGGATGGAAACCCTCTGAGGCGGTGGCGAGTGTCTGTTGAGGTGTCAGCAGCTCCCACTGAGGTGCTGCAGCGGCTGCTGAGAGAGCGTCCGCTGTGGCAGACTGAACTGCAGCATGAGAAGATTCTGGAGACACttgacaaacagacagacgTGTACCAGTACTCCTGCCGCAACATGGCACCTCAACCTAGCTGTGACTATGTGGTACTAAG atcaTGGCGCACAGACCTTTGTAAGGGCTCTTGTgcgctggtgtgtgtgtctatcgAACATGATGACAGCCCCCGTCTGGGAGCAGTGAGGGGCGTTGTGCTGGAGTCACACTACCTCCTCGAGCCCTGTGGGGCAGGAAGGACCAGgctcacacacatctgcagagtGGACTTCAG GGGAAGATCCCCAGAATGGTACAACAAGGCATTCGGTCACCTGTGTGTTAATGAAGCCCAGAGGATCCGCTCCTCTTTTCTCCCTTTAGATCAGACGAGCCCTGAGGCCAAGATCTAA
- the stard13a gene encoding stAR-related lipid transfer protein 13 isoform X3 gives MRASKIEAKEACDWLRAAGFPQYAQLYEDSQFPIDISSVKRDHDFLDRDLVEPLCRRLNTLNKCASMKLDVSHPKKKGDDSDEDDPLAISKRWTFEWSSRRWSRLQDFLLDSTNDSSPTGQGEGLHSTVSSESVLTDLSEQEITEISSLHSEDSASAMPDSISMASLSASYQPPRELPHYNSLPIKSSRHGGRSKAKEFLRRMEIMRTWGPSTRRKSSNRRPPLVISGPVLQGEEPQALQMLNCTPISQLEYSPKYNHQTDGDASSVSPTRDSKDQSTLSVSPSTGTTETTEMVVPSVKQPVCTKPRTASKRSSMYLEDMELPSQGKRTEGQSQFGRNQFHSYENLLIHIPKDHKPGTFPKALSIESLAPSPSDRNNGPQIHAQTSPPDNGLGEPWSGKPLSKPPCPGAPRGSRVSVYDNVPGSHLYASTGDLLDLEKEDNLFPHLDDIIQHVSGLQQIVDHWSRSVLPEGDTGEGDTGEGEGEEEGEGRTTPSEGERDGVSLNDTDSTGTSRERRDSGVGASLTRPRLRWPSFRTSDHLNQPASSLQISSQSAGQLSLLQKFSLLRLTAIMEKYSMSNKHGWTWSVPKFMKRMKVPDYKEKSVFGVPLIIHVQRCGFPLPLCLQQALSHLRTHCLDQVGLFRKSGVKSRIQALRQQCELTPDCVSYEDQSAYDVADMVKQFFRDLPEPLLTNKLGETFLHIYQYVPKEQRLQAVRAAILLMPDENREVLQTLLCFLGDVTSLVEENQMTPMNLAVCLGPSLFHLSILKNEALSPRSIQRKYTTGRPDQKDLSENLAATQGLAHMITECQRLFQIPEEMVTQSRNSYMEAELMVPPLEELCKAHEEEVDEDEEEEDEEGSYHAHLERLIQNLLKEAKDKSKGWVSRPTNDHTELAFKKVGDGNPLRRWRVSVEVSAAPTEVLQRLLRERPLWQTELQHEKILETLDKQTDVYQYSCRNMAPQPSCDYVVLRSWRTDLCKGSCALVCVSIEHDDSPRLGAVRGVVLESHYLLEPCGAGRTRLTHICRVDFRGRSPEWYNKAFGHLCVNEAQRIRSSFLPLDQTSPEAKI, from the exons ATGAGGGCTTCGA agATTGAGGCTAAggaggcttgtgattggctcagAGCAGCGGGATTTCCACAATACGCCCAGCTCTAtgaag attccCAGTTTCCAATTGATATTTCCTCTGTGAAAAGGGACCATGACTTTTTGGACCGGGACCTGGTGGAGCCTCTGTGTCG acgTCTAAATACACTGAACAAGTGTGCCTCCATGAAACTGGATGTCAGCCACCCGAAGAAGAAA GGTGATGACTCTGATGAAGATGACCCACTGGCTATTAGCAAAAGGTGGACGTTCGAGTGGAGCAGCCGGCGCTGGTCTCGCCTTCAGGACTTCCTGTTGGACAGCACCAATGACAGCAGCCCAACAGGTCAGGGGGAGGGtctgcacagcacagtgagCAGTGAGAGCGTGCTGACAGACCTGAGCGAGCAGGAGATCACAGAAATCTCCTCGCTCCACAGCGAAGACTCAGCCTCCGCCATGCCAGACTCTATATCTATGGCGTCCCTATCTGCTTCCTATCAACCGCCAAGGGAGCTTCCACACTACAATTCCCTGCCAATCAAGAGCAGCCGCCATGGAGGGCGGAGTAAAGCCAAAGAGTTTTTGCGCCGAATGGAAATAATGCGCACGTGGGGGCCGTCGACAAGGCGGAAAAGTTCAAATCGCAGGCCGCCACTGGTAATCAGTGGACCGGTGTTACAGGGGGAGGAGCCTCAGGCACTGCAGATGCTCAACTGTACTCCCATTAGCCAATTAGAATACAGCCCTAAATATAACCACCAAACTGATGGTGATGCTTCCTCTGTTTCCCCTACCAGGGATTCTAAAGACCAGTCCACATTGAGTGTGAGCCCCAGCACTGGGACCACTGAAACCACTGAGATGGTGGTGCCCAGTGTGAAGCAGCCTGTGTGTACAAAGCCCCGCACTGCCAGCAAGAGAAGCAGCATGTATCTGGAAGATATGGAGCTGCCTTCTCAGGGTAAGAGGACTGAAGGCCAGAGCCAGTTTGGCAGAAACCAGTTTCACTCATATGAAAACCTCCTTATTCACATCCCCAAAGACCATAAACCAGGCACCTTTCcaaaagctctgtccatagaaAGCCTGGCGCCTTCCCCCAGTGACAGGAACAATGGCCCCCAGATACATGCACAAACCTCTCCACCTGACAATGGTCTGGGTGAGCCTTGGTCTGGTAAACCTTTGTCTAAACCACCCTGTCCTGGAGCTCCACGCGGCAGCAGGGTGAGTGTTTATGACAACGTGCCTGGCTCCCACCTGTATGCCAGCACAGGGGATCTGCTGGACTTAGAGAAAGAAGACAACCTGTTCCCTCACCTGGATGACATTATCCAACACGTCAGCGGTTTGCAGCAAATAGTGGACCACTGGAGCCGCAGTGTGCTGCCAGAGGGGGACACCGGGGAGGGGGACACTGGAGAGGGCGAGGGtgaggaagaaggggagggCAGGACCACTCCCAGCGAAGGTGAGAGAGATGGAGTTTCCTTAAATGACACGGATTCGACAGGGACCAGTCGGGAGAGGCGGGACTCTGGAGTCGGTGCCTCCCTAACAAGACCACG TCTACGATGGCCCAGTTTCAGAACTTCTGATCATCTCAACCAGCCGGCATCTTCTTTGCAGATCAGTAGCCAATCAGCAGGCCAGCTGAGCCTGCTGCAGAAGTTTTCTCTGCTCCGTCTCACCGCCATCATGGAGAAATACTCAATGTCTAACAAACATGGCTGGACATG GTCTGTGCCCAAGTTTATGAAGCGCATGAAGGTGCCAGACTACAAAGAGAAGAGTGTGTTTGGTGTTCCCCTCATCATCCATGTCCAGCGCTGTGGTTTTCCACTCCCTCTGTGTTTACAACAGGCCCTCAGCCACCTCAGGACTCACTGTCTGGACCAG GTGGGACTGTTCCGCAAGTCCGGCGTTAAGTCTCGTATTCAGGCTCTGAGGCAGCAGTGTGAGCTGACCCCAGACTGCGTGAGCTACGAGGACCAGTCGGCCTATGACGTGGCCGACATGGTCAAACAGTTCTTCAGAGACTTGCCCGAGCCTCTGCTAACAAACAAGCTGGGGGAGACCTTCCTGCATATTTACCAGT ATGTCCCAAAGGAGCAGAGGTTACAGGCCGTCAGGGCAGCCATTTTGTTGATGCCAGATGAAAACAGAGAAGTTCTGCAGACATTGCTCTGCTTCCTGGGTGATGTCACTTCCTTGGTGGAGGAGAATCAGATGACGCCGATGAACCTGGCTGTGTGTCTGGGTCCATCGCTCTTCCACCTCAGCATACTGAAGAACGAGGCACTGTCCCCAAG GTCCATCCAGAGGAAGTACACTACAGGCCGTCCAGACCAGAAAGACCTGAGTGAGAACCTGGCTGCCACTCAGGGCCTGGCGCACATGATCACAGAGTGCCAGCGTCTATTTCAG ATCCCAGAGGAAATGGTGACCCAGTCTCGTAACTCCTACATGGAGGCTGAGCTGATGGTGCCCCCTCTGGAGGAGCTCTGCAAGGCACATGAGGAGGAAgtggatgaagatgaggaagaagaagatgaggaaggATCCTATCATGCACACCTAGAAAGGCTGATCCAGAACCTTCTGAAAGAGGCCAAAGATAAGAGTAAAGGCTGGGTGTCCCGCCCAACTAATGACCACACAGAGCTGGCATTTAAAAAG gTAGGGGATGGAAACCCTCTGAGGCGGTGGCGAGTGTCTGTTGAGGTGTCAGCAGCTCCCACTGAGGTGCTGCAGCGGCTGCTGAGAGAGCGTCCGCTGTGGCAGACTGAACTGCAGCATGAGAAGATTCTGGAGACACttgacaaacagacagacgTGTACCAGTACTCCTGCCGCAACATGGCACCTCAACCTAGCTGTGACTATGTGGTACTAAG atcaTGGCGCACAGACCTTTGTAAGGGCTCTTGTgcgctggtgtgtgtgtctatcgAACATGATGACAGCCCCCGTCTGGGAGCAGTGAGGGGCGTTGTGCTGGAGTCACACTACCTCCTCGAGCCCTGTGGGGCAGGAAGGACCAGgctcacacacatctgcagagtGGACTTCAG GGGAAGATCCCCAGAATGGTACAACAAGGCATTCGGTCACCTGTGTGTTAATGAAGCCCAGAGGATCCGCTCCTCTTTTCTCCCTTTAGATCAGACGAGCCCTGAGGCCAAGATCTAA